A window of the Clupea harengus chromosome 8, Ch_v2.0.2, whole genome shotgun sequence genome harbors these coding sequences:
- the wnt11f2 gene encoding protein Wnt-11 encodes MHYNRNFSLFILVVILEVHSSAGIYWLGLTVNGSSVGWNQTHHCKLLDGLAPDQLQLCRRNLELMHSIVHAAKLTKNACQTTLKDMRWNCSSIESAPHFKPDLAKGTRESAFVFALAAAVVSHSIAKACASGELPSCTCAPAPAEQAPPDFRWGGCGDNIGYGLQMGSAFSDAPMKSRRSGPQAFRLMHLHNNVVGRQVLVDAVETKCKCHGVSGSCSVKTCWKGLHDIGRIGEDLKTKYLSATKVIHRLVGTRKQLVPKELHVRPVREGELVYLVSSPDYCLDNAKHGSYGTQDRECNKTSSGSDSCGLMCCGRGYNAYTERVVERCHCKYHWCCYVSCKHCERTVERYVCK; translated from the exons ATGCACTATAACAGGAACTTCTCTCTATTCATACTGGTGGTCATTCTGGAAGTGCATTCTAGTGCGGGTATCTACTGGCT AGGTCTCACGGTGAATGGTAGTTCAGTGGGTTGGAATCAGACGCATCATTGTAAGCTCCTTGACGGGTTAGCCCCGGACCAGCTGCAGCTCTGCCGACGGAACCTGGAGCTCATGCACAGCATCGTGCACGCTGCCAAACTGACTAAGAACGCCTGCCAGACAACCCTCAAAGACATGCGGTGGAACTGCTCGTCAATTGAGAGTGCACCTCATTTCAAGCCAGACTTGGCAAAAG GTACCAGAGAGTCGGCGTTTGTGTTTGCCCTTGCCGCCGCTGTAGTGAGTCACTCCATTGCAAAGGCTTGCGCTTCAGGAGAGCTCCCGAGTTGCACGTGTGCTCCTGCCCCAGCGGAGCAAGCGCCTCCCGACTTCCGATGGGGAGGCTGCGGAGACAACATTGGTTATGGGCTGCAGATGGGCTCCGCGTTCTCCGACGCGCCTATGAAAAGTCGTAGGTCAGGTCCGCAAGCATTCCGACTGATGCATCTACACAACAACGTGGTGGGCAGACAG GTATTGGTAGATGCTGTGGAAACAAAGTGCAAGTGTCATGGCGTGTCTGGGTCATGCTCTGTTAAAACCTGCTGGAAGGGGTTGCATGACATCGGACGCATTGGAGAAGATCTAAAGACCAAGTACCTTTCAGCTACAAAAGTCATCCATCGCCTTGTTGGCACACGCAAGCAACTAGTTCCCAAAGAGTTGCATGTGCGACCAGTCCGAGAGGGTGAACTTGTCTACCTTGTCAGCTCACCTGACTATTGTTTGGACAATGCAAAACATGGATCCTATGGCACACAAGACAG GGAGTGTAATAAGACCTCGAGTGGCAGTGACAGTTGTGGCCTGATGTGCTGTGGTAGAGGCTACAATGCATACACCGAGCGAGTGGTAGAGCGCTGCCACTGCAAGTACCACTGGTGCTGCTATGTCTCCTGCAAACACTGTGAGCGCACAGTGGAAAGGTATGTCTGCAAGTGA
- the igbp1 gene encoding immunoglobulin-binding protein 1: protein MASAEDVNHTQNSESETPKLTDLLDRGWKFYEEVDTTNEPTQSNPIQVKVKRGIMQLEEATRMVAQLDLFSRNEELEEIATTDLKYLMLPALLGALTMKQVNLAKRLEQVQMARVYFLDFLKRCKEYNISSFKMPESSEAADGTPEEDGRLPAAPLQQADLFTMATQRQAKIERYKQKKDSEAKLSEIKASVESGQADDEIVRDFYLLNIRKWIVISLEEIESIDQEMEILKRMDVLRQSSAQPSQPKRPPMKPFILTKDAVQAKVFGAGYPSLATMTVDEWYDQHRRKGCQPDQGIPRGPGSSADYDAAEREKEEKEKREENDDEEALQKARDWDNWKDTHRRGYGNRHNMG from the exons ATGGCGTCAGCAGAAGAtgtcaaccacacacaaaactcagAGTCAGAGACTCCTAAACTTACCGATTTACTAGATCGTGGATGGAAATTCTATGAGGAAGTAGATACCACAAACGAACCTACACAGTCTAATCCAATTCAAGTTAAAGTTAAGCGCGGAATTATGCAACTGGAAGAGGCAACGCGGATGGTCGCCCAGCTCGATTTATTCAG TCGGAATGAGGAACTGGAGGAGATTGCCACCACAGACTTGAAGTATCTGATGCTTCCTGCTCTACTCGGCGCTTTGACCATGAAACAGGTTAATCTGGCCAAGCGTTTGGAACAAGTTCAAATGGCCCGTGTCTATTTTCTGGATTTCTTGAAGAGGTGCAAGGAATACAACATTAGCAGTTTTAAGATGCCTGAATCCAGCGAGGCTGCAGATGGAACACCTGAAGAAGATGGAAGACTGCCTGCAGCCCCCCTCCAACAAGCAGACCTCTTCACAATGGCTACACAAAGACAGGCTAAAATCGAGAG GTATAAACAGAAAAAAGACTCAGAGGCAAAACTGTCAGAGATCAAAGCTTCAGTAGAGAGTGGACAGGCAGATGATGAGATTGTGAGGGATTTCTACCTCCTTAATATTCGTAAATGGATTGTAATCTCTCTGGAGGAAATCGAGAGTATTGATCAAGAAATGGAGATTCTCAAGAGAATGGACGTTCTCAGACAG AGTTCAGCACAACCATCTCAGCCAAAAAGGCCTCCCATGAAGCCATTCATCCTTACAAAAGATGCTGTGCAGGCAAA GGTGTTTGGGGCTGGTTACCCCAGCTTGGCGACCATGACGGTGGATGAATGGTATGACCAGCACAGGAGGAAAGGCTGCCAGCCAGACCAGGGCATCCCACGTGGCCCCGGCAGCTCCG CCGACTACGATGCAgcggagcgagagaaagaggagaaagagaaaagggaagagaatgACGATGAAGAGGCGCTGCAGAAAGCAAGGGACTGGGACAACTGGAAGGACACGCATCGGAGAGGCTACGGCAATCGCCACAACATGGGCTGA